A DNA window from Nocardioides palaemonis contains the following coding sequences:
- a CDS encoding SDR family oxidoreductase: protein MTSGSYDFTGYQVLVVGGTRGEGHAIASAFAESGAAVTVTGTMMLRSLYDTDLSAFDYESVNLARQQSIDQLAAGIDHLDVLVLAAGCTLPYGLPPSEQSFVAGAARSGLLGPMFLTTRLRLKLSHSPALGGGCVVNTGAVRSWLELSSTPEEAEAELLTSTAHAGERWAGLGVRVNSVVHSPRSVLPRQFAPNPSSYAGSRVSGDTLVRSRSRVTDAVTDATLFLASSGASRITGQTLRLS from the coding sequence ATGACTTCGGGGTCATACGACTTCACCGGCTACCAGGTCCTCGTCGTCGGCGGCACGCGCGGCGAGGGGCACGCCATCGCCAGCGCGTTCGCCGAGTCGGGTGCGGCCGTGACGGTCACCGGCACGATGATGCTGCGCTCGCTCTACGACACCGACCTGTCCGCGTTCGACTACGAGTCGGTCAACCTCGCCCGCCAGCAGTCGATCGACCAGCTCGCGGCGGGCATCGACCACCTCGACGTGCTCGTGCTGGCCGCCGGCTGCACGCTGCCCTACGGGCTGCCGCCGTCGGAGCAGTCGTTCGTCGCGGGCGCCGCACGCTCCGGCCTGCTCGGTCCGATGTTCCTCACCACCCGCCTGCGTCTCAAGCTCAGCCACAGCCCCGCGCTCGGCGGCGGCTGCGTCGTCAACACCGGCGCGGTGCGCTCGTGGCTGGAGCTGTCCTCGACGCCCGAGGAGGCCGAGGCCGAGCTGCTGACCTCGACCGCCCACGCCGGGGAGCGGTGGGCCGGGCTCGGCGTCCGGGTCAACTCGGTGGTGCACTCGCCGCGCTCGGTGCTGCCGCGCCAGTTCGCCCCGAACCCCTCCTCCTACGCCGGCAGCCGGGTCTCCGGCGACACGCTGGTGCGCAGCCGCAGCCGGGTCACCGACGCGGTGACGGACGCGACCCTCTTCCTCGCCAGCAGCGGGGCGTCCCGGATCACCGGGCAGACGCTCCGGCTCAGCTGA
- the meaB gene encoding methylmalonyl Co-A mutase-associated GTPase MeaB: MARARDGEPAAVARLISLVEDASPALREVMAALAPHVGHAHVLGITGAPGVGKSTSTNALVGAMRRAGRRVGVLAVDPSSPFSGGALLGDRVRMGDHALDRDVFIRSMGSRGHLGGLARSTPQAVRVLDASGFDVVVVETVGVGQSEVEVAGLADTTLVLLAPGMGDGIQAAKAGILEIGDLYVVNKADRDGADRTRRELRSMLAMAERREQAWRPPVLATIASTGEGIDRLLEEVDRHAAWLRESGELARRRTARARREVEAIALATLQERWNASGGTDLDRLGELVAAGELDPFGAADRLLS, translated from the coding sequence GTGGCCCGGGCCAGGGACGGGGAGCCGGCGGCGGTCGCCCGCCTGATCTCGCTCGTCGAGGACGCCTCGCCGGCCCTGCGCGAGGTGATGGCGGCGCTGGCGCCGCACGTGGGCCACGCGCACGTCCTCGGCATCACCGGCGCACCGGGGGTCGGCAAGTCCACCTCGACCAACGCCCTCGTCGGCGCGATGCGTCGCGCGGGTCGTCGCGTGGGCGTGCTCGCCGTCGACCCCTCCTCGCCGTTCTCCGGCGGCGCCCTGCTCGGCGACCGGGTGCGGATGGGCGACCACGCGCTGGACCGCGACGTCTTCATCCGCTCGATGGGGTCGCGCGGCCACCTCGGCGGGCTGGCCCGGTCGACGCCCCAGGCGGTCCGGGTGCTCGACGCGTCGGGCTTCGACGTCGTGGTCGTCGAGACGGTGGGCGTCGGGCAGAGCGAGGTCGAGGTCGCCGGGCTCGCCGACACCACGCTCGTCCTGCTCGCGCCCGGGATGGGCGACGGGATCCAGGCCGCGAAGGCGGGGATCCTCGAGATCGGCGACCTCTACGTCGTCAACAAGGCCGACCGCGACGGGGCCGACCGCACCCGGCGCGAGCTCCGGTCGATGCTCGCGATGGCCGAGCGGCGCGAGCAGGCGTGGCGCCCGCCCGTGCTCGCGACGATCGCGAGCACGGGGGAGGGCATCGACCGGCTGCTCGAGGAGGTCGACCGGCACGCGGCCTGGCTGCGCGAGAGCGGCGAGCTGGCGCGGCGGCGTACGGCGCGGGCCCGGCGGGAGGTCGAGGCGATCGCCCTCGCCACCCTCCAGGAGCGCTGGAACGCCTCGGGCGGGACCGACCTCGACCGCCTCGGCGAGCTGGTCGCCGCGGGCGAGCTCGACCCGTTCGGCGCCGCGGACCGGCTGCTCAGCTGA
- a CDS encoding putative hydro-lyase, which yields MSTRLPSDPGALAPGEARRLFREGLVTPTAGWSRGWTQANLVALPRDLALDFLVFAQRNPKPCPVLDVLEAGAVSGPLLDGDVRTDLPAYRVYVDGELVDEVPDASGWWRDDLVAFLVGCSFTFEAALAEGGVPVRHVEQGVNVPMYVTDRRCRPAGTMSGPLVVSMRPVPADRVADAVRITSRYPAVHGAPVHVGDPAAIGVADLGRPDFGDPVEVRDGEVPVFWACGVTPQAAVMESRPPLAISHAPGHMLVTDARDADYLVP from the coding sequence GTGAGCACGCGGCTGCCGTCCGACCCCGGTGCGCTGGCGCCCGGCGAGGCACGCCGGCTGTTCCGCGAGGGGCTGGTCACGCCGACCGCCGGCTGGAGCCGGGGCTGGACCCAGGCCAACCTGGTCGCGCTCCCGCGCGACCTGGCGCTCGACTTCCTGGTCTTCGCCCAGCGCAACCCGAAGCCGTGCCCGGTCCTGGACGTCCTCGAGGCGGGGGCGGTGTCCGGGCCGCTGCTCGATGGCGACGTCCGCACCGACCTCCCGGCCTACCGGGTCTACGTCGACGGCGAGCTCGTCGACGAGGTGCCCGACGCCAGCGGCTGGTGGCGCGATGACCTCGTCGCGTTCCTCGTGGGGTGCAGCTTCACCTTCGAGGCGGCGCTCGCCGAGGGCGGTGTCCCGGTGCGCCACGTCGAGCAGGGGGTCAACGTCCCGATGTACGTCACCGACCGGCGGTGCCGCCCGGCCGGCACGATGTCGGGCCCGCTGGTGGTCTCGATGCGACCGGTCCCGGCGGACCGCGTCGCGGACGCCGTGCGGATCACCTCGCGCTACCCAGCGGTCCACGGCGCGCCCGTGCACGTCGGGGACCCGGCGGCGATCGGCGTCGCCGACCTCGGCCGTCCCGACTTCGGCGATCCGGTCGAGGTGCGCGACGGCGAGGTCCCGGTGTTCTGGGCGTGCGGGGTGACCCCGCAGGCGGCGGTCATGGAGTCGCGCCCGCCGCTGGCGATCTCGCACGCGCCGGGTCACATGCTCGTCACCGACGCGAGGGACGCCGACTACCTCGTGCCGTGA
- the ccrA gene encoding crotonyl-CoA carboxylase/reductase, which produces MQNILDAISSDSATSEDFASLTLPESYRAAFVKKDEVDMFEGLATREKDPRRSLHVDEVPLPELGPGEAFVAVMASAINYNTVWTSIFEPVSTFGFLERYGRGSELTKRHDLPYHVVGSDLSGVVLKVGAGVTRWKPGDRVVAHCLSVELEGPDGHNDTMLDTEQRIWGFETNFGGLADVAMVKANQLMPKPEHLTWEEAASPGLVNCTAYRQLVSTNGGNMKQGDNVLIWGASGGLGGFATQYALNGGATPVCVVSNEEKATIARSMGAELIINRSEEGYQFWNDEGTEQDPREWKRFGARIRELTGGEDIDIVFEHPGRETFGASVFVTRKGGTITTCASTTGYMHEYDNRYLWMNLKRIISSHFANYRESWEANRLIAKGKIHPTLSRTYTLDEVGQASLDVHQNTHQGKVGVLCLAPEEGLGVLDHEMRARHESAINRFRGV; this is translated from the coding sequence GTGCAGAACATCCTCGACGCCATCTCGTCCGACTCCGCGACCTCGGAGGACTTCGCCAGCCTCACCCTCCCCGAGTCCTACCGCGCCGCCTTCGTGAAGAAGGACGAGGTGGACATGTTCGAGGGCCTTGCGACCAGGGAGAAGGACCCGCGCAGGTCCCTCCACGTCGACGAGGTCCCGCTCCCCGAGCTCGGCCCGGGCGAGGCGTTCGTCGCGGTGATGGCCAGCGCGATCAACTACAACACCGTGTGGACCTCGATCTTCGAGCCGGTCTCCACCTTCGGCTTCCTCGAGCGCTACGGCCGCGGCTCCGAGCTCACCAAGCGCCACGACCTGCCCTACCACGTGGTCGGCTCCGACCTGTCCGGCGTGGTGCTCAAGGTCGGCGCCGGCGTCACCCGCTGGAAGCCCGGCGACCGCGTCGTCGCGCACTGCCTCTCCGTCGAGCTCGAGGGTCCCGACGGGCACAACGACACGATGCTCGACACCGAGCAGCGGATCTGGGGCTTCGAGACCAACTTCGGCGGCCTGGCCGACGTCGCGATGGTCAAGGCCAACCAGCTGATGCCCAAGCCCGAGCACCTCACGTGGGAGGAGGCCGCCTCCCCCGGCCTGGTCAACTGCACCGCCTACCGCCAGCTGGTGTCCACCAACGGCGGCAACATGAAGCAGGGCGACAACGTCCTGATCTGGGGCGCCTCCGGTGGCCTCGGCGGCTTCGCCACGCAGTACGCCCTCAACGGCGGCGCGACCCCGGTCTGCGTGGTCTCCAACGAGGAGAAGGCGACGATCGCCCGCAGCATGGGCGCGGAGCTGATCATCAACCGCTCCGAGGAGGGCTACCAGTTCTGGAACGACGAGGGCACCGAGCAGGACCCGCGCGAGTGGAAGCGCTTCGGCGCCCGCATCCGTGAGCTCACCGGCGGCGAGGACATCGACATCGTCTTCGAGCACCCGGGTCGCGAGACCTTCGGCGCCTCGGTGTTCGTCACCCGCAAGGGCGGCACCATCACCACCTGCGCCTCGACCACCGGCTACATGCACGAGTACGACAACCGCTACCTGTGGATGAACCTCAAGCGGATCATCTCCAGCCACTTCGCCAACTACCGCGAGTCGTGGGAGGCCAACCGCCTCATCGCCAAGGGCAAGATCCACCCGACCCTGTCCAGGACCTACACCCTCGACGAGGTCGGCCAGGCCTCGCTCGACGTCCACCAGAACACCCACCAGGGCAAGGTCGGCGTCCTGTGCCTGGCTCCCGAGGAGGGCCTGGGGGTCCTCGACCACGAGATGCGGGCCCGCCACGAGAGCGCGATCAACCGCTTCCGCGGGGTCTGA
- a CDS encoding NRAMP family divalent metal transporter has product MTQHTPPTAAAEPAAANGLSRTAVMGAVFLMATSAIGPGFITQTANYTISLGAAFACAIAISVVVDIAVQMNVWRVIGVSGKRAHELGNAVLPGVGYLLAALVFVGGVVFNIGNIAGAGLGTNAMLGVDPRVGGAVSALLAILIFLSRRAGVALDRIVVLLGLLMIVATLVIAITSSPPVGQALVNVVAPEEFDFLATTTIIGGTVGGYITYAGAHRLLDSGLTGPDHVGAVARSSVVSILVTGLMRVLLFLAILGVVAGGAVLSQDAVGGPAGAAFSAAAGEAGLRVFGVILWSAALTSVIGAAYTSVSFVTTSATPERTRSLVTVAFIAVCAVVYVVIEQAPTQLLIFAGTFNGLILPIGFGVLLWVAWRRRDLLHGYRYPVWLLVVGAVAWLLSLYLGYNALLLLGDL; this is encoded by the coding sequence ATGACCCAGCACACACCGCCCACCGCCGCCGCGGAGCCGGCCGCCGCGAACGGGCTCAGCCGGACCGCTGTCATGGGTGCCGTCTTCCTGATGGCGACCAGCGCCATCGGGCCGGGCTTCATCACCCAGACCGCCAACTACACGATCAGCCTCGGCGCGGCCTTCGCCTGCGCGATCGCGATCTCGGTCGTCGTCGACATCGCGGTGCAGATGAACGTCTGGCGCGTCATCGGCGTCTCGGGCAAGCGCGCCCACGAGCTGGGCAACGCCGTGCTGCCGGGCGTGGGCTACCTGCTCGCCGCGCTGGTCTTCGTCGGTGGCGTCGTCTTCAACATCGGCAACATCGCCGGCGCGGGCCTCGGGACCAACGCGATGCTGGGCGTCGACCCGCGCGTCGGTGGCGCGGTGTCCGCCCTGCTCGCGATCCTCATCTTCCTCAGTCGGCGGGCGGGGGTCGCGCTCGACCGCATCGTCGTGCTGCTCGGGCTGCTGATGATCGTGGCGACGCTGGTCATCGCGATCACCTCCTCCCCGCCCGTGGGGCAGGCACTCGTCAACGTCGTGGCGCCCGAGGAGTTCGACTTCCTGGCCACCACCACGATCATCGGCGGCACCGTCGGCGGCTACATCACCTACGCCGGCGCCCACCGGCTGCTCGACTCCGGGCTGACCGGCCCCGACCACGTCGGCGCGGTCGCCCGGAGCTCGGTCGTGTCGATCCTCGTCACCGGCCTGATGCGGGTGCTGCTGTTCCTCGCGATCCTCGGCGTGGTGGCGGGCGGGGCGGTCCTCTCCCAGGACGCCGTGGGTGGTCCGGCCGGCGCGGCCTTCAGCGCCGCCGCCGGCGAGGCCGGCCTGCGGGTCTTCGGCGTGATCCTCTGGTCGGCCGCGCTGACCTCCGTCATCGGCGCGGCCTACACGTCGGTGTCGTTCGTGACCACGTCGGCGACCCCGGAGCGGACCCGCAGCCTGGTGACGGTCGCGTTCATCGCGGTGTGCGCGGTGGTCTACGTCGTCATCGAGCAGGCTCCCACCCAGCTGCTGATCTTCGCCGGCACGTTCAACGGCCTGATCCTCCCGATCGGCTTCGGGGTGCTGCTGTGGGTCGCCTGGCGCCGCCGCGACCTGCTCCACGGCTACCGCTACCCGGTCTGGCTGCTGGTCGTCGGCGCCGTCGCGTGGCTGCTCTCGCTCTACCTCGGCTACAACGCGCTGCTCCTGCTGGGTGACCTGTGA
- a CDS encoding biotin-dependent carboxyltransferase family protein, with protein MSRALRVHAVGPEALVEDLGRRGLSGVGVGRSGAADRAALRQANRLLANQEGAAAIEVTFGGLDVEVVGEGSWCCVTGAPCPVTVDGREVGSHTVFFAEPGARVRLGAPTAGLRSYLGVRGGVEPEDVLGSRSSDVMSGLGPAPLEVGTVLPVGCPGERFSDLDTVVAPDLSGEVVLRAVRGPRDGWVADADLLVATAWTVTDRSNRVGMRLGGPPLAHARDDQLPSEGAWRGAVQVPPDGEPVLFLADHPVTGGYPVVAVVVDADVDRAAQLRPGDTVRFCWVEAP; from the coding sequence GTGAGCCGGGCGCTGCGCGTGCACGCCGTCGGTCCCGAGGCACTCGTCGAGGACCTCGGCCGCCGCGGGCTGTCCGGCGTCGGTGTCGGCCGGTCCGGCGCCGCCGACCGCGCCGCGCTGCGCCAGGCCAACCGGCTGCTCGCCAACCAGGAGGGGGCGGCCGCGATCGAGGTGACGTTCGGCGGCCTCGACGTCGAGGTCGTGGGCGAGGGCAGCTGGTGCTGCGTGACCGGTGCGCCCTGCCCGGTCACGGTCGACGGCCGCGAGGTCGGCTCGCACACCGTGTTCTTCGCCGAGCCGGGGGCGCGGGTGCGCCTCGGTGCACCGACCGCGGGCCTGCGGTCGTACCTCGGCGTCCGGGGAGGCGTCGAGCCCGAGGACGTCCTGGGCTCGCGCTCCAGCGACGTGATGTCCGGGCTCGGTCCGGCCCCGCTGGAGGTCGGCACCGTGCTGCCGGTCGGCTGCCCGGGGGAGCGGTTCTCCGACCTCGACACCGTCGTCGCGCCCGACCTGTCGGGCGAGGTCGTCCTGCGCGCGGTCCGCGGGCCGCGCGACGGGTGGGTGGCCGACGCCGACCTGCTGGTCGCGACCGCCTGGACGGTCACCGACCGGAGCAACCGGGTCGGCATGCGCCTCGGCGGTCCGCCGCTGGCGCATGCCCGCGACGATCAGCTCCCGAGCGAGGGGGCCTGGCGCGGGGCCGTGCAGGTCCCGCCGGACGGTGAGCCGGTCCTGTTCCTCGCCGACCACCCCGTCACGGGCGGCTACCCCGTCGTGGCGGTCGTGGTCGACGCCGACGTCGACCGGGCCGCACAGCTGCGCCCGGGCGACACCGTGCGTTTCTGCTGGGTGGAGGCGCCGTGA
- a CDS encoding GntR family transcriptional regulator, with amino-acid sequence MSTTDPAGPTGHDLDAVLDHVLAERRRTRTVMSTSADRAARVVREQVVEGHLRSGTRLPEERLAGALGVSRNTLREALSQLVAERILVREPHRGVVVATPDADDVADVYRVRRLVEPAALAHGAAHTPDRVAAVAAAVAEGRAGLDRGDWDAVASANQHFHRAVVALAGSPRLDAQMDLLLAEMRLFFHSMGDPERFHRPYLEENAAIAELLSTGDRGAAASRLDAYLAAAQEQLVEAFRTRG; translated from the coding sequence GTGAGCACCACCGACCCCGCGGGCCCCACCGGGCACGACCTCGACGCCGTGCTGGACCACGTCCTGGCCGAGCGGCGGCGCACGCGCACCGTGATGAGCACCTCCGCGGACCGTGCCGCGCGGGTGGTGCGCGAACAGGTCGTCGAGGGCCACCTGCGGTCGGGGACGCGCCTGCCGGAGGAGCGCCTCGCCGGCGCCCTCGGGGTCTCGCGCAACACCCTGCGCGAGGCGCTCAGCCAGCTCGTCGCCGAGCGGATCCTCGTGCGCGAGCCGCACCGCGGCGTGGTCGTGGCGACGCCCGACGCCGACGACGTCGCGGACGTCTACCGGGTGCGCAGGCTCGTCGAGCCGGCCGCCCTGGCCCACGGCGCCGCCCACACGCCCGACCGGGTCGCGGCGGTGGCGGCGGCCGTCGCCGAGGGGCGGGCCGGGCTCGACCGCGGCGACTGGGACGCGGTCGCCTCGGCCAACCAGCACTTCCACCGGGCGGTCGTCGCGCTGGCGGGCAGCCCGCGCCTGGATGCGCAGATGGACCTGCTACTGGCGGAGATGCGGCTGTTCTTCCACTCCATGGGCGACCCGGAGCGCTTCCACCGTCCCTACCTCGAGGAGAACGCCGCCATCGCGGAGCTCCTCTCCACCGGTGACCGTGGCGCCGCCGCATCGCGGCTGGACGCCTACCTCGCCGCCGCCCAGGAGCAGCTCGTCGAGGCGTTCCGGACGCGCGGCTGA
- a CDS encoding 5-oxoprolinase subunit B family protein, whose protein sequence is MSAAPALLPYGDRAVLVELGSTEAAVDYAVALRDRDTLLVDEVVPAARTVLVVAAEGTALADLRALLADVAPASAGAAATDQPVVEVAVTYDGEDLADVARLTGLSEREVVAAHTGQEWRVAFGGFAPGFGYLIGEDERLHVPRRGESRTRVPAGAVGLAGEYSGIYPRSSPGGWQLIGRTDVTLWDLDRDPPALLAPGTRVRFVEVGR, encoded by the coding sequence GTGAGCGCGGCACCCGCCCTGCTGCCCTACGGCGACCGTGCCGTCCTGGTCGAGCTGGGCTCCACCGAGGCCGCCGTCGACTACGCGGTCGCGCTCCGCGACCGCGACACGCTGCTGGTCGACGAGGTGGTGCCGGCGGCGCGCACCGTGCTGGTCGTGGCCGCCGAGGGCACGGCCCTGGCCGACCTGCGGGCGCTCCTCGCCGACGTCGCACCCGCGTCCGCGGGCGCCGCGGCGACCGACCAGCCCGTCGTGGAGGTGGCGGTGACCTACGACGGCGAGGACCTGGCCGACGTGGCCCGTCTGACCGGGCTGTCCGAGCGCGAGGTGGTGGCGGCGCACACCGGGCAGGAGTGGCGCGTGGCCTTCGGCGGCTTCGCGCCGGGCTTCGGCTACCTCATCGGGGAGGACGAGCGGCTCCACGTCCCGCGCCGCGGCGAGTCCCGCACCCGCGTCCCCGCGGGGGCGGTCGGGCTGGCGGGGGAGTACTCGGGCATCTACCCGCGCTCGTCGCCCGGTGGCTGGCAGCTGATCGGGCGCACGGACGTGACGCTCTGGGACCTCGACCGCGACCCGCCGGCCCTGCTGGCGCCCGGCACGCGGGTCCGCTTCGTGGAGGTCGGACGGTGA
- the mce gene encoding methylmalonyl-CoA epimerase: MTTPDLPADVQHLFTAIDHVGIAVPDLDEAMAFYRDAYGMQVLHEETNEEQGVREAMVGVGDSGSCIQLLAPLTPESTIAKFLDRNGQGIQQLAFRVDDVEHVAAVLRERGLRLLYDAPRRGTSDSRVNFIHPKDAGGVLVELVEPHGTR, encoded by the coding sequence ATGACGACCCCCGACCTGCCCGCCGACGTCCAGCACCTCTTCACCGCGATCGACCACGTCGGCATCGCGGTGCCCGACCTCGACGAGGCGATGGCGTTCTACCGCGACGCCTACGGCATGCAGGTGCTCCACGAGGAGACCAACGAGGAGCAGGGCGTGCGCGAGGCGATGGTGGGCGTGGGCGACTCGGGGTCCTGCATCCAGCTGCTCGCGCCGCTGACCCCCGAGTCGACGATCGCGAAGTTCCTCGACCGCAACGGCCAGGGCATCCAGCAGCTCGCCTTCCGCGTCGACGACGTCGAGCACGTCGCGGCGGTGCTCCGCGAGCGCGGGCTGCGCCTGCTCTACGACGCCCCGAGGCGGGGAACGTCCGACAGCCGGGTCAACTTCATCCACCCCAAGGACGCTGGCGGCGTCCTGGTCGAGCTGGTCGAGCCTCACGGCACGAGGTAG
- a CDS encoding acetyl-CoA C-acetyltransferase, producing MTGSVIVAGARTPIGRLLGGLKDQSAADLGGVAIKGALDKAGVTGDQVDYVIMGQVIQAGAGQITARQAAVKGGIPMDVPSITINKVCLSGINAIAMADQLIRAGEHDVVVAGGMESMTQAPHLLPKSREGFKYGDTALVDSMAYDALYDQFTHQAMINLTDGCNAAGANLTREEQDAFAAQSHQRAALAWKNGLFDDEVVPVTIATRKGEVTVAEDEGVRGDTTVETLAGLRPVSKDGSITAGSASQISDGACAVVVMSKAKAEELGLTWIAEIGASGQVAGPDSSLQLQPANAIAKAAAKEGIDVADIDLFELNEAFAAVGIESARQLGVSEDKVNVNGGAIALGHPVGMSGARIVLTLALELQRRGGGVGAAALCGGGGQGDALIIRVPGA from the coding sequence ATGACCGGTTCCGTGATCGTTGCCGGGGCTCGCACCCCGATCGGCCGCCTGCTGGGCGGCCTGAAGGACCAGTCGGCGGCCGACCTGGGCGGCGTGGCCATCAAGGGCGCGCTGGACAAGGCCGGCGTCACGGGCGACCAGGTCGACTACGTGATCATGGGCCAGGTCATCCAGGCCGGTGCCGGCCAGATCACCGCCCGCCAGGCCGCGGTCAAGGGCGGCATCCCGATGGACGTCCCCTCGATCACCATCAACAAGGTGTGCCTCTCGGGCATCAACGCGATCGCGATGGCCGACCAGCTGATCCGCGCCGGCGAGCACGACGTCGTCGTCGCCGGTGGCATGGAGTCGATGACCCAGGCCCCGCACCTGCTGCCGAAGAGCCGCGAGGGCTTCAAGTACGGCGACACCGCGCTGGTCGACTCGATGGCCTACGACGCCCTCTACGACCAGTTCACCCACCAGGCGATGATCAACCTCACCGACGGCTGCAACGCCGCCGGCGCCAACCTCACCCGCGAGGAGCAGGACGCCTTCGCCGCGCAGTCGCACCAGCGCGCCGCCCTGGCGTGGAAGAACGGCCTCTTCGACGACGAGGTCGTGCCCGTCACCATCGCGACCCGCAAGGGCGAGGTCACGGTCGCCGAGGACGAGGGCGTGCGCGGCGACACCACCGTCGAGACGCTGGCCGGCCTGCGCCCGGTGAGCAAGGACGGCAGCATCACCGCCGGCTCCGCCTCCCAGATCTCCGACGGCGCCTGCGCCGTGGTCGTGATGAGCAAGGCGAAGGCCGAGGAGCTCGGCCTGACCTGGATCGCCGAGATCGGCGCCTCCGGCCAGGTCGCCGGCCCCGACTCCTCCCTCCAGCTCCAGCCGGCCAACGCCATCGCGAAGGCCGCGGCCAAGGAGGGCATCGACGTCGCCGACATCGACCTCTTCGAGCTCAACGAGGCGTTCGCGGCGGTCGGCATCGAGTCCGCGCGCCAGCTCGGCGTCAGCGAGGACAAGGTCAACGTCAACGGCGGCGCGATCGCCCTGGGCCACCCGGTCGGCATGTCCGGTGCCCGGATCGTGCTCACCCTCGCCCTCGAGCTCCAGCGCCGCGGCGGCGGCGTCGGTGCGGCCGCCCTGTGCGGTGGCGGCGGTCAGGGCGACGCCCTGATCATCCGCGTGCCCGGCGCCTGA
- a CDS encoding LamB/YcsF family protein gives MSAPRVDLNSDVGESFGRWTLGDDAGVLAVVTSANVACGFHAGDASTLRRCCEDAARLGVVVGAQVGYRDLAGFGRRFIDYDATELADDVVYQVGALEALARVAGTRVSYVKPHGALYNATVHHEGQARAVVAAVKAYDASLPVLGLPGSRLLAEAEAAGLRTVREAFADRAYTPEGTLVPRSQAGAVLHDPDEVAARVVRLVTDGTLVAVDGSTVRVEADSVCVHGDSPGAVAMATAVRDALVAEGIAPEAFA, from the coding sequence GTGAGCGCGCCGCGGGTCGACCTCAACAGCGACGTCGGCGAGTCGTTCGGCCGCTGGACGCTCGGCGACGACGCGGGCGTGCTCGCCGTGGTCACCAGCGCCAACGTGGCGTGCGGGTTCCACGCCGGTGACGCCTCGACGCTGCGTCGCTGCTGCGAGGACGCCGCCCGGCTCGGCGTGGTCGTCGGCGCGCAGGTGGGCTACCGCGACCTCGCGGGGTTCGGCCGGCGCTTCATCGACTACGACGCCACCGAGCTGGCCGACGACGTCGTCTACCAGGTCGGCGCGCTCGAGGCGCTCGCCCGCGTCGCCGGCACCCGGGTGTCCTACGTCAAGCCGCACGGTGCGCTCTACAACGCCACCGTCCACCACGAGGGGCAGGCCCGCGCCGTCGTGGCGGCCGTGAAGGCCTACGACGCGTCGCTGCCGGTCCTCGGCCTGCCCGGCTCCCGCCTGCTCGCCGAGGCCGAGGCGGCCGGGCTGCGCACGGTGCGCGAGGCCTTCGCGGACCGCGCGTACACCCCCGAGGGCACGCTGGTGCCGCGCAGCCAGGCGGGCGCGGTGCTGCACGACCCCGACGAGGTCGCCGCGCGCGTGGTGCGGCTGGTCACCGACGGCACGCTCGTCGCGGTCGACGGATCGACCGTGCGGGTCGAGGCCGACTCGGTGTGCGTCCACGGCGACAGCCCCGGCGCGGTCGCGATGGCGACCGCCGTGCGCGACGCGCTGGTCGCGGAGGGCATCGCGCCGGAGGCGTTCGCGTGA